The following are from one region of the Salinirussus salinus genome:
- a CDS encoding acyl-CoA dehydrogenase family protein has product MPHHDSDRALEVTEQVREFIDEEVLPVERALPPGEEVPEDLVEDLRTEARERGIYAPQMPEDLGGLGLDLRDALPVYEQSGRSYLAQPAMRVDAPDEGTMHLLERLATDAQREEWLRPLVDAEVSSAFAMTEPMQGGGADPTMVKTRAERDGDGWVIDGHKWWITNGSEAAFFVVMARTDPDVHPYEGSSMFIVPADTPGIEVVRDLPHLGEATLGTVHSEVLFENVRVPEENLLGEEGEGFAHAQKRMVPARLTQCMRHSGKARRALDVAEAFMSEREVFGDTVAEKQAPRFDIADAETKLRAARLLARDAARAHAAGSDARVEASMAKYFTTNVSQEVVDTALQVCGANGIGMDLPLSQLFADARIIRIADGPDEVQKRVIARDAFENVDEREVEHLSRFGDPRRP; this is encoded by the coding sequence ATACCGCACCACGACTCCGACCGTGCGCTCGAGGTCACAGAACAGGTCAGGGAGTTCATCGACGAGGAGGTCCTGCCGGTCGAGCGGGCGCTCCCGCCGGGCGAGGAAGTGCCGGAGGACCTCGTCGAAGACCTCCGTACCGAGGCCCGCGAGCGGGGGATCTACGCCCCCCAGATGCCGGAGGACCTGGGCGGGCTCGGGCTCGACCTGCGGGACGCGCTGCCGGTCTACGAGCAGTCGGGCCGCAGCTACCTCGCCCAGCCCGCGATGCGGGTGGACGCGCCCGACGAGGGGACGATGCACCTGCTGGAACGGCTCGCCACCGACGCCCAGCGCGAGGAGTGGCTCCGCCCGCTGGTCGACGCCGAGGTCAGCTCCGCCTTCGCGATGACCGAGCCGATGCAGGGCGGCGGCGCGGACCCGACGATGGTCAAGACCCGCGCCGAGCGCGACGGCGACGGGTGGGTCATCGACGGCCACAAGTGGTGGATCACCAACGGCAGCGAGGCCGCCTTCTTCGTGGTGATGGCCCGGACCGACCCCGACGTCCACCCCTACGAGGGCTCCTCGATGTTCATCGTCCCCGCGGACACGCCGGGGATCGAGGTGGTCCGCGACCTCCCACATCTCGGCGAGGCCACCCTCGGGACGGTCCACTCGGAGGTCCTCTTCGAGAACGTCCGCGTCCCCGAGGAGAACCTGCTGGGCGAGGAGGGAGAGGGATTCGCCCACGCCCAGAAGCGGATGGTCCCGGCCCGGCTCACCCAGTGTATGCGCCACTCCGGGAAGGCCCGCCGGGCGCTTGACGTCGCTGAAGCGTTCATGAGCGAGCGGGAGGTCTTTGGCGACACGGTCGCCGAGAAGCAGGCCCCGCGGTTCGACATCGCCGACGCCGAGACGAAGCTGCGGGCCGCGCGCCTGCTGGCCCGCGACGCCGCTCGCGCCCACGCCGCCGGCAGCGACGCCCGCGTCGAAGCGTCGATGGCCAAGTACTTCACCACCAACGTCTCCCAGGAGGTCGTCGACACTGCCCTCCAGGTCTGTGGCGCGAACGGGATCGGGATGGACCTGCCGCTCTCGCAGCTGTTCGCCGACGCGCGGATCATCCGCATCGCCGACGGCCCCGACGAGGTCCAGAAGCGAGTGATCGCCCGCGACGCCTTCGAGAACGTCGACGAGCGGGAGGTCGAACACCTCTCGCGCTTTGGCGACCCCCGTCGCCCCTGA
- a CDS encoding zinc ribbon-containing protein: MTRCPQCGTRMNYNDETTKLTEYACPRCHATEIVKKQSYHSTA; the protein is encoded by the coding sequence ATGACACGGTGCCCCCAGTGTGGCACGCGGATGAACTACAACGACGAGACCACGAAGCTGACGGAGTACGCCTGTCCGCGCTGCCACGCCACCGAGATCGTCAAAAAGCAGTCCTACCACAGCACTGCGTGA
- a CDS encoding L-aspartate oxidase produces MEIPPRAADGEPGVAAPDEYETVDLGVLVVGAGAAGARTAVELVEQGVDPEEILVIGKRGHGDAHTTWARGGINGALGTHDPEDDWTVHAADTLKEGHFLNDPGKVETVTERMPGLLRELDDWGMAFSRTDDGEPDQRYFGAQSFRRTAFAGDHTGESLLNTLVERAQGLSVPYRENVFISRLLTEGGRALGAAGYDMDTGEYVVFDAETVVLAAGGYTSLYRRHSSRDDENTGDGPALAYLAGARLMDVEFVQFHPTGMVGDRYGEEWDGRLVTEAVRGEGGRLFNAEGERFMERYSPDQMELDARDVVARAIAREVREGRGTENGGVYLDISHREREFIQERLPRMYERFADLGVDMAEEPVEVAPTAHYGMGGVRVDDEGETDIDGLYAIGETMAGVHGANRLGGNSLAETIAFGQVTGQAVARRLADDAGGSDDEAPESDRLHDRARHHFADLGRLAGSDGSHEPEALLDELRELLWEHAGLLRTEAGLAAGLEELQELRRKASDLAVGGPTSKSFEYALDLGFGLVVAEALLRGAQERTESRGAHARTDYPGTDPDWKRNIVVERGSVGGMRLTTESVGTPSEAVQEALDADHELDYHQLE; encoded by the coding sequence ATGGAAATTCCTCCGCGAGCAGCGGACGGTGAGCCGGGCGTGGCGGCACCGGACGAGTATGAGACCGTCGACCTCGGCGTGCTGGTCGTCGGGGCCGGGGCCGCCGGCGCACGCACGGCGGTCGAGTTGGTCGAGCAGGGTGTCGACCCCGAGGAGATACTCGTCATCGGGAAGCGGGGCCACGGGGACGCCCACACGACCTGGGCCCGCGGCGGGATCAACGGAGCGCTGGGCACCCACGACCCCGAGGACGACTGGACGGTCCACGCCGCAGACACGCTGAAGGAAGGGCACTTCCTCAACGACCCCGGGAAGGTCGAGACGGTAACCGAGCGGATGCCCGGGCTGCTCCGGGAACTCGACGACTGGGGGATGGCCTTCAGCCGGACCGACGACGGCGAACCCGACCAGCGGTACTTCGGTGCGCAGTCGTTCCGGCGGACTGCGTTCGCGGGCGACCACACGGGCGAGTCACTGCTGAACACGCTCGTCGAGCGGGCCCAGGGGCTGTCGGTCCCGTACCGGGAGAACGTCTTCATCTCCCGGCTGCTGACCGAGGGCGGGCGAGCGCTGGGCGCGGCTGGCTACGACATGGACACCGGAGAGTACGTCGTCTTCGACGCGGAGACGGTCGTGCTCGCGGCCGGCGGGTACACGAGCCTCTACCGCCGTCACTCCTCGCGGGACGACGAGAACACCGGTGACGGCCCCGCGCTGGCGTACCTCGCGGGGGCGCGGCTGATGGACGTCGAGTTCGTCCAGTTCCACCCGACCGGGATGGTCGGCGACCGCTACGGGGAGGAGTGGGACGGGCGCCTGGTCACCGAGGCCGTCCGCGGCGAGGGCGGCCGCCTGTTCAACGCCGAGGGCGAGCGGTTCATGGAGCGGTACTCCCCGGACCAGATGGAACTCGACGCCCGGGACGTGGTCGCCCGGGCCATCGCCCGGGAAGTCAGGGAGGGCCGCGGAACTGAGAACGGCGGCGTCTACCTCGACATCTCGCACCGCGAGCGGGAGTTCATCCAGGAGCGGCTCCCGCGGATGTACGAGCGGTTCGCGGACCTGGGGGTGGACATGGCCGAGGAGCCCGTCGAGGTCGCACCGACGGCCCACTACGGGATGGGCGGCGTCCGCGTCGACGACGAGGGCGAGACCGACATCGACGGCCTGTACGCCATCGGCGAGACGATGGCCGGCGTCCACGGGGCAAACAGACTGGGCGGCAACTCCCTGGCCGAGACCATCGCCTTCGGCCAGGTGACCGGGCAAGCGGTCGCCCGGCGGCTCGCCGACGACGCGGGCGGGTCCGACGACGAAGCCCCGGAGTCGGACCGGCTCCACGACCGCGCCCGGCACCACTTCGCGGACCTGGGGCGGCTGGCCGGCAGCGACGGGAGCCACGAGCCCGAGGCGCTGCTCGACGAGCTCCGGGAGCTGCTCTGGGAGCATGCCGGACTGCTGCGCACCGAGGCCGGCCTGGCGGCCGGGCTGGAGGAGCTACAGGAGCTGCGCCGCAAGGCGAGTGACCTCGCGGTCGGCGGGCCCACAAGCAAGTCCTTCGAGTACGCGCTGGACCTGGGCTTCGGGCTCGTTGTCGCCGAGGCACTCCTCCGGGGTGCACAGGAGCGGACCGAATCCCGGGGCGCCCACGCCCGGACGGATTATCCCGGGACCGACCCCGACTGGAAGCGAAACATCGTCGTCGAGCGCGGCAGCGTCGGCGGGATGCGACTCACGACGGAGTCGGTCGGGACGCCCAGCGAGGCAGTCCAGGAAGCCCTCGACGCCGACCACGAGCTGGACTACCACCAGCTCGAGTGA
- a CDS encoding DoxX family protein — protein MAGRAVGGVVSGLALLLGASGPAAAHVDYVVEPGAEGSAAKLFRTVFTSPADVAVLGAGGLAVLALVAGYLRFGSLPDVAVARRTLQSYRPYLPWMLRLSVGLPLVGAGFAGYLFSPSVAADARLLQVGVGFLLLFGLATRAVATLGLLAYLWGLGTHFPEMLLASEYVAGFLAILVVGPGQPSADMMLRRMVVTDGTVASRFRGVATPGELLARAGVDRSVTPLLLRVFLGLNFVYLGVAQKWLQPGEAAAVVAKYDLTAVVPVSPELWVFGAGLVEAGVGLAFLTGTFTRGAAVAGFVLLTTTLFGLPDDPVLAHITLFGLSSALMVTGSGRFSLDSWLVPALRRRFDPGLGPPDGQRAD, from the coding sequence ATGGCTGGACGGGCAGTCGGTGGCGTCGTATCCGGGCTGGCGCTGCTGTTGGGAGCGAGCGGTCCGGCAGCAGCCCACGTCGACTACGTCGTCGAGCCGGGCGCGGAGGGGTCGGCGGCGAAGCTGTTCCGGACAGTGTTCACCTCGCCCGCCGACGTCGCTGTCCTCGGGGCCGGCGGGCTCGCCGTGCTCGCGCTGGTGGCGGGCTATCTCCGCTTTGGCTCGCTGCCCGATGTCGCGGTCGCGCGCCGGACCCTGCAGTCCTACCGGCCGTATCTCCCCTGGATGCTCCGGCTCTCGGTCGGGCTGCCGCTGGTCGGGGCTGGCTTCGCGGGCTATCTGTTCTCCCCGAGCGTCGCCGCCGACGCCCGCCTGCTCCAGGTCGGGGTCGGCTTCCTGCTTCTGTTCGGGCTGGCGACCCGTGCCGTCGCCACCCTCGGCCTGCTTGCCTATCTCTGGGGGCTGGGAACGCACTTCCCTGAGATGCTGCTTGCCAGCGAGTACGTCGCCGGCTTCCTCGCCATCCTCGTCGTCGGACCCGGCCAGCCCAGCGCCGACATGATGCTCCGGCGGATGGTCGTCACCGACGGCACCGTCGCCAGCCGCTTTCGCGGCGTCGCGACGCCGGGGGAACTGCTCGCCCGCGCCGGGGTCGACAGGTCGGTCACCCCGCTCCTGTTGCGGGTGTTTCTGGGCCTGAACTTCGTCTACCTCGGCGTCGCACAGAAGTGGCTCCAGCCCGGCGAGGCCGCCGCGGTCGTCGCCAAGTACGACCTCACCGCGGTCGTGCCGGTCTCTCCGGAGCTGTGGGTGTTCGGCGCTGGGCTCGTCGAGGCCGGCGTCGGGCTGGCCTTCCTCACCGGCACCTTCACCCGCGGGGCCGCCGTCGCCGGCTTCGTCCTGCTGACGACCACGCTCTTTGGCCTGCCCGACGACCCCGTGCTCGCCCACATCACCCTCTTCGGGCTCTCCTCGGCGCTGATGGTCACCGGGAGCGGCCGCTTCTCGCTCGATTCCTGGCTGGTCCCGGCGCTGCGTCGCCGCTTCGACCCCGGCCTGGGGCCACCGGACGGCCAGCGCGCCGACTGA
- a CDS encoding creatininase family protein — MYLADHAWPDLGAYFEEESLALVPVGSTEQHGPHLPESTDHRIAQALAREAADRTGYLCTPTVNVGVSPHHRQFHGTMWVDAPQFRDYMESLTRNLTYQGIDRVVYVNAHGGNVDHLREVGRRLHMDEVAYAVEWMWDESIPDLVDEVFEHNGPHGGPKETAMMMHIDRDIVHEDRLEAARDGGLIRTEEGSYRTHGARTFYDAADNTGNGVLGDQTDATPEKGERLFEAATDQLVKLCEWLDDQPFEDLMPEPHVRERERGPADFL, encoded by the coding sequence ATGTACCTGGCCGACCACGCCTGGCCGGACCTGGGCGCGTACTTCGAGGAGGAGTCGCTCGCGCTGGTGCCGGTCGGGTCGACAGAACAGCACGGCCCCCACCTCCCGGAGAGCACCGACCACCGCATCGCGCAGGCGCTGGCCCGGGAGGCGGCCGACCGGACGGGCTATCTCTGCACCCCTACTGTCAACGTGGGCGTCAGCCCGCACCACCGCCAGTTCCACGGGACGATGTGGGTCGACGCCCCCCAGTTCCGGGACTACATGGAGAGTCTCACCCGCAACCTCACATACCAGGGGATCGACCGCGTCGTCTACGTCAACGCCCACGGCGGCAACGTCGACCACCTCCGGGAGGTCGGCCGCCGGCTGCACATGGACGAGGTCGCCTACGCCGTCGAGTGGATGTGGGACGAGTCGATCCCCGACCTGGTCGACGAGGTCTTCGAGCACAACGGCCCCCACGGCGGCCCCAAGGAGACGGCGATGATGATGCACATCGACCGCGATATCGTCCACGAGGACCGCCTGGAGGCGGCCCGCGACGGCGGGCTCATCCGGACCGAGGAGGGCAGCTACCGGACCCACGGCGCCCGCACGTTCTACGACGCCGCCGACAACACCGGCAACGGCGTGCTCGGCGACCAGACCGACGCCACCCCCGAGAAGGGCGAGCGCCTGTTCGAGGCCGCGACCGACCAGCTCGTCAAGCTCTGTGAGTGGCTCGACGACCAGCCCTTCGAGGACCTGATGCCGGAGCCACACGTCCGCGAGCGCGAACGCGGCCCCGCGGACTTCCTCTGA